One Malus domestica chromosome 11, GDT2T_hap1 genomic region harbors:
- the LOC103447440 gene encoding uncharacterized protein isoform X1 codes for MANCSEELDNAIAKLHQNFQELRYHLEKSFLEQGRALLKFEAQWKDLKKDLSRENEQRQVHLQQMGFSIPSNGTEHYASANPNAASWSNSSARPAGNAVPRPSGNGTPKLHCEVCNIYCDTKDVLNKHKQGKKHKMNLDKLKGKKIPGENSKKRAADQPPDDLETKKRKVLESGAAPDALRTCALCNVVCLSEMDFNNHRAGQRHVEAVAAARRHGAGTSATNSHWQSQWRYQGWNS; via the exons ATGGCCAACTGCTCAGAGGAATTGGATAATGCAATTG caaaattgcatcaaaactTTCAGGAATTGAGGTACCACCTTGAGAAGTCCTTCTTAGAGCAGGGCAGGGCCCTGTTGAAATTTGAAGCTCAGTGGAAAGATCTTAAGAAAGATCTTAGCAGAGAAAACGAGCAGCGGCAGGTTCATCTGCAACAAATG GGTTTCTCAATTCCATCAAATGGGACAGAGCATTATGCTTCTGCAAATCCGAATGCTGCATCGTGGAGTAATTCTAGTGCTCGGCCGGCTGGAAATGCTGTTCCTCGGCCTTCTGGAAATGGTACTCCGAAACTGCATTGTGAGGTATGCAATATTTATTGCGACACCAAGGATGTACTCAATAAGCATAAACAGGGGAAAAAGCACAAGATGAATTTGGATAAGTTGAAAGGCAAAAAGATTCCTGGAGAAAACAGTAAGAAGAGAGCAGCTGATCAACCTCCAGATGATTTAGAAACTAAGAAAAGGAAGGTTCTTGAAAGTGGGGCAGCACCCGACGCTTTAAGGACTTGCGCGTTATGTAATGTGGTGTGTCTGAGTGAGATGGATTTCAACAATCATCGTGCCGGACAAAGGCACGTTGAAGCTGTTGCCGCGGCGAGGAGACATGGTGCTGGAACAAGTGCAACAAACAGCCATTGGCAGTCGCAGTGGAGATATCAGGGTTGGAATTCATAA
- the LOC114823250 gene encoding factor of DNA methylation 1-like gives MSSEEPDIGKLHLNVIKLRDHLEKVVLDQYTALIKSEARKKDLTKELERSEARCQELRKVLEQTEAQKNKEDRGESEAQNKELENYHGNKGLKKELEFCEARGRELKKELELSEAQKNKLKNQLFQSEAKNNEVKKQLEQSEAQINRLNENLQKIEAEKRELTKNLQESEDQKKELKNYLQQREAENKELEKDLYQKEVELQESNELQHNADETVEWLKEERKQWRDQEVKLHNKISILEKQRDTNRKHVDGLEVNIHEIEGKFKELEEELGNNKALNGVLIVNEHEKNVELQEARKALIIGLSDSKSQTCIGVKRMGELDNKPFRSALKRPCPSKRGAGLDGKAKKLCSLWEQHLRDPNWQPFRIIMNEQQKPTEFIDEQDEKLRGLREEFGEQVFQAVKTALAELNEYNPSGRFPVPELWNFKEKRKATVAEGVSYLMNLWKPNIRTRRSSQILNNQLRSPTR, from the exons ATGTCTTCAGAAGAACCAGATATTG GAAAACTGCATCTAAATGTAATTAAACTACGCGACCACCTTGAAAAAGTAGTATTGGACCAGTACACagccttgataaaatctgaAGCTCGGAAGAAGGATCTTACCAAGGAGCTTGAGCGGAGTGAAGCTCGGTGCCAAGAACTTAGGAAAGTACTTGAGCAGACTGAAGCTCAAAAGAATAAGGAAGATCGTGGAGAGAGTGAAGCTCAAAacaaagagcttgaaaactatCATGGGAATAAAGGGCTAAAGAAAGAACTCGAGTTCTGTGAGGCTCGAGGGAGAGAACTTAAGAAAGAACTTGAACTCAGTGAAGCTCAAAAGAACAAGCTTAAGAACCAACTTTTTCAGAGTGAAGCTAAAAACAATGAGGTCAAGAAACAACTTGAGCAGAGTGAAGCACAAATTAACCGGTTAAATGAAAATCTTCAGAAGATTGAAGCTGAAAAGAGAGAGCTTACGAAAAATCTTCAGGAGAGTGAAGATCAAAAGAAAGAGCTTAAGAATTATCTTCAGCAGAGGGAAGCAGAAAACAAAGAGCTCGAGAAAGATCTTTATCAGAAAGAGGTAGAACTGCAAGAATCG aATGAGCTGCAACATAATGCTGATGAAACAGTGGAATGGCTGAAAGAAGAACGAAAG CAATGGCGGGACCAAGAGGTTAAACTTCACAACAAAATCAGCATATTGGAAAAGCAGCGTGACACCAACCGCAAACATGTGGATGGGCTGGAAGTTAATATCcatgaaattgaaggaaagttTAAGGAACTGGAAGAGGAGTTGGGCAATAACAAAGCCCTTAATGGAGTACTTATTGtcaacgagcatgaaaagaatgTTGAGCTGCAGGAGGCTCGCAAAGCGCTCATCATT GGACTAAGTGACTCAAAAAGCCAAACTTGTATCGGCGTGAAGAGAATGGGAGAGCTTGACAATAAACCATTCCGTAGTGCGCTCAAAAGGCCCTGTCCTTCAAAAAGAGGTGCCGGTCTAGATGGTAAGGCCAAGAAGCTATGTTCTCTATGGGAGCAGCATCTGAGAGATCCAAATTGGCAACCATTCAGGATTATAATGAATGAGCAACAAAAGCCAACG GAATTCATTGATGAACAAGATGAAAAGTTGAGGGGCTTAAGGGAGGAGTTTGGTGAGCAAGTTTTTCAAGCTGTGAAAACTGCCTTGGCAGAGTTGAATGAGTACAATCCCAGCGGCAGGTTTCCCGTGCCAGAGCTTTGGAACTTCAAGGAAAAAAGGAAGGCAACGGTAGCAGAAGGAGTCTCGTATTTGATGAACCTTTGGAAACCAAATATAAGAACACGTAGAAGCTCTCAGATCCTAAACAATCAGTTAAGGTCTCCAACTAGGTAA
- the LOC103447440 gene encoding uncharacterized protein isoform X2, which yields MQLELRYHLEKSFLEQGRALLKFEAQWKDLKKDLSRENEQRQVHLQQMGFSIPSNGTEHYASANPNAASWSNSSARPAGNAVPRPSGNGTPKLHCEVCNIYCDTKDVLNKHKQGKKHKMNLDKLKGKKIPGENSKKRAADQPPDDLETKKRKVLESGAAPDALRTCALCNVVCLSEMDFNNHRAGQRHVEAVAAARRHGAGTSATNSHWQSQWRYQGWNS from the exons ATGCAATTG GAATTGAGGTACCACCTTGAGAAGTCCTTCTTAGAGCAGGGCAGGGCCCTGTTGAAATTTGAAGCTCAGTGGAAAGATCTTAAGAAAGATCTTAGCAGAGAAAACGAGCAGCGGCAGGTTCATCTGCAACAAATG GGTTTCTCAATTCCATCAAATGGGACAGAGCATTATGCTTCTGCAAATCCGAATGCTGCATCGTGGAGTAATTCTAGTGCTCGGCCGGCTGGAAATGCTGTTCCTCGGCCTTCTGGAAATGGTACTCCGAAACTGCATTGTGAGGTATGCAATATTTATTGCGACACCAAGGATGTACTCAATAAGCATAAACAGGGGAAAAAGCACAAGATGAATTTGGATAAGTTGAAAGGCAAAAAGATTCCTGGAGAAAACAGTAAGAAGAGAGCAGCTGATCAACCTCCAGATGATTTAGAAACTAAGAAAAGGAAGGTTCTTGAAAGTGGGGCAGCACCCGACGCTTTAAGGACTTGCGCGTTATGTAATGTGGTGTGTCTGAGTGAGATGGATTTCAACAATCATCGTGCCGGACAAAGGCACGTTGAAGCTGTTGCCGCGGCGAGGAGACATGGTGCTGGAACAAGTGCAACAAACAGCCATTGGCAGTCGCAGTGGAGATATCAGGGTTGGAATTCATAA